The Scatophagus argus isolate fScaArg1 chromosome 20, fScaArg1.pri, whole genome shotgun sequence genome window below encodes:
- the ess2 gene encoding splicing factor ESS-2 homolog: protein MESSASVRKSLSGTLVPSAITTVSVLQKPEEKNTEKLKRKVLDEEQYIESLEKIIQRDFFPDVTKLQAQKDYLDAEENGDLERMREISIRYGSSLAKSTPQSSAPYVTPASFETPVGRSGSPSSTHGNKALDGESKEDDKEEKELPSLDCFLAKNTSEDNASFEHIMDLAKDKEKLKHSWLYEAEAEFKQRHEQNLALPSIEKAALECVKAGLETWEYKAKNALMYYPEGVKDDDLFKKPREVMHKNTRFNGDPFSKALNKSQIQQAAALNAQFKQGKVGPDGKELIPHESPTVNGYGFEAMPSPAPGVAESPLMTWGEIESTPFRLDGSDTPYAERNHGPSFKIPEPGRRERLGLKMANEAAAKNRAKKQEALRKVTENLASLTPKGLSPALTPALQRLVNRTSSKYTDKALRASYTPSPSHRVAGSKSPFGGLSTPSGTPTPNKAKTPSSQDLTSLTDNLLQLPKRRKASDFF, encoded by the exons ATGGAGAGCAGCGCCAGCGTGAGAAAATCGCTGTCCGGGACTCTCGTCCCTTCAGCGATCACAACAGTGTCTGTCCTTCAAAAACCCGAGGAGAAGAACACGGAAAAGCTGAAGAGAAAGGTCCTCGACGAAGAGCAATACATTGAG AGTTTAGAGAAGATCATCCAGAGGGACTTCTTCCCAGATGTGACTAAATTGCAAGCACAGAAGGACTACCTTGATGCAGAGGAAAACGGTGATctagagagaatgagagaaataTCCATTCGATATGGATCATCTTTGGCAAAATCTACACCACAATCTTCTGCACCCT ATGTGACCCCAGCTAGCTTTGAAACACCAGTGGGCCGCTCAGGGTCTCCCTCTTCCACTCATGGCAATAAAGCTTTAGATGGGG AGAGCAAAGAGGATgacaaggaagagaaagagctgCCCTCTCTGGATTGCTTCCTTGCTAAGAATACCAGTGAGGATAATGCATCATTTGAGCACATAATGGATCTGGCAAAAGACAAGGAGAAGCTGAAGCACTCCTGGTTATACGAGGCTGAGGCTGAATTCAAGCAG CGACATGAGCAGAACCTTGCCTTACCATCAATAGAGAAAGCAGCGCTTGAATGTGTTAAAGCTGGACTTGAGACCTGGGAGTACAAAGCAAAGAATGCTTTGATGTATTATCCAGAGG GCGTTAAAGATGATGATTTGTTTAAGAAGCCACGGGAGGTCATGCACAAGAACACACGCTTCAATGGAGACCCATTTAGCAAAGCTCTTAACAAAAGCCAGATTCAGCAGGCTGCAGCGCTCAATGCacag TTCAAACAGGGTAAGGTGGGCCCTGACGGGAAAGAGCTCATCCCACATGAATCTCCCACAGTGAATGGATATGGTTTTGAAGCAATGCCTTCCCCTGCACCTG GTGTGGCCGAGTCGCCTCTGATGACCTGGGGTGAGATTGAGAGCACCCCTTTTCGTCTGGATGGATCAGACACCCCATATGCCGAGAGGAATCATGGTCCATCATTTAAG ATTCCAGAACCGGGAAGACGAGAGAGGCTGGGTTTAAAGATGGCTAATGAAGCTGCAGCTAAAAACCGTGCTAAGAAGCAGGAGGCACTGCGTAAGGTCACAGAGAACCTTGCAAG CCTTACACCTAAAGGTTTGAGTCCAGCCCTCACCCCCGCACTGCAGAGGCTTGTAAATCGGACATCTAGCAAATACACAGACAAAGCGCTACGAGCAAGTTACACCCCTTCTCCCTCACACAGAGTTGCTGGCAGCAAGTCTCCCTTTGGTGGTCTATCCACTCCCTCAGGAACTCCAACACCAAACAAAGCCAAGACGCCGAGCTCTCAAGACCTTACATCACTCACAGACAATCTGCTGCAACTTCCCAAGAGACGGAAAGCCTCAGACTTTTTCTGA
- the si:zfos-128g4.1 gene encoding uncharacterized protein si:zfos-128g4.1: protein MDEKLILAVFNYPELYNVTLPNYRCTESRANAWRNISILLGLSSEECKRKWKNMRDRYLKEVRMEIKSKKQGEIVQSRWKYRQLMNFIAPFAGSRSGVADICGNNDDDHDNPDNESGSVEGENTSSETVKTPQSIVKVPASQPDLKPQVTFVPQVPSVSQDTQMAQLAALAKMPSGSQINPSSKTGRKRRLVQESLSLPSSQSTPSPTKWLVKDNGTTFPSRPRDEDELFLLSFVPALKRLAPQKRCETKIKIQQIMYEAEFNVAQPELQEKQLEPETQD, encoded by the exons ATGGACGAGAAGTTAATTTTGGCCGTATTTAATTATCCAGAGCTGTACAATGTCACTTTGCCGAATTACCGCTGCACAGAAAGTCGGGCAAATGCTTGGAGGAACATCAGTATCCTATTGGGTCTGTCAT CTGAGGAGtgtaaaagaaaatggaagaacATGAGAGACAGGTACTTGAAGGAAGTTCGAATGGAGATCAAAAGCAAGAAGCAAGGAGAGATTGTGCAAAGCAGATGGAAATACAGACAACTTATGAATTTTATTGCACCATTCGCTGGATCAAGAAGTGGAGTGGCAGACATCTGTGGCAACAATGATGACGACCACGACAATCCTGACAACGAATCTGGCAGCGTGGAGGGAGAAAACACATCATCGGAGACAGTCAAGACACCGCAGTCTATTGTGAAGGTCCCTGCAAGTCAGCCAGACCTTAAGCCCCAGGTAACATTTGTCCCACAGGTCCCTTCAGTGTCTCAGGACACGCAGATGGCCCAGCTGGCTGCTCTGGCTAAAATGCCTTCAGGCTCACAGATCAACCCCAGCAGCAAAACTGGAAGGAAGCGGCGTCTAGTGCAAGAGTCACTTTCACTGCCTTCTTCTCAAAGCACACCATCCCCTACAAAATGGTTGGTCAAAGACAATGGCACAACATTTCCCAGCAGGCCACGGGATGAGGATGAACTGTTCCTACTTAGCTTTGTGCCCGCTCTGAAGAGACTTGCTCCACAGAAAAGGtgtgagacaaaaataaagattcaGCAGATTATGTATGAAGCAGAGTTCAACGTTGCACAGCCAGAACTTCAAGAGAAACAGCTAGAGCCAGAAACGCAGGACTAG